A single window of Paenibacillus sp. FSL H8-0537 DNA harbors:
- a CDS encoding bifunctional UDP-sugar hydrolase/5'-nucleotidase gives MTQTNKYTCDIILTSDLHGAIRPIHYPTNAYSHNGLALLAARIKQERVRAPELLLVDNGDLLQGSPLAAYAAAFQNSYETHPFIEMLNELGYDAAVMGNHEFNYGLDMLNRAVEASKFPWLSANIVDAQSGEPAFGPPYIIKQMASGVKVALLGATTHYIPNWEQPQNMKGLRFLDALETIRTWVQHIRDKEQPDIVIVSYHGGFENDLATGQPAEPLTGENQAYAICRDVEGIDVLLTGHQHRSFVEELHGVTIVQTGYNGSSAAHVAVQLERQAEGRWEMTSKRAELLYPEESAMPDAAVLALTDELEQRTQAWLDQPIGEIIGDLSIQNASKLRLAAHPFLAFVHQVQMEATGAQLSNAALLSEEAHGFGSKVTMRDVLANFIYPNTLTVLELSGQDIRAALEQAACYFSLDDQGEIMVNPLYMEPKVQHYNYDMWAGIDYELDISRPEGSRVVKLDRDGAPLQMDAQYSVVMNSYRAAGGGNYAMYAGKPVLFAGDTDMAMLAENYIRKHQPLDAPRAGNWKVSC, from the coding sequence ATGACGCAAACGAACAAGTACACTTGCGATATTATATTGACTAGTGATCTGCACGGAGCAATTCGTCCGATTCATTACCCGACCAATGCCTACAGCCATAACGGACTGGCTTTATTGGCAGCGCGAATCAAGCAGGAACGCGTTCGGGCACCTGAGCTGCTGCTGGTGGACAATGGGGATTTGCTGCAGGGCTCGCCGCTGGCTGCCTACGCTGCTGCCTTTCAAAACAGCTATGAGACGCATCCTTTTATAGAGATGCTGAATGAGCTTGGCTATGATGCTGCCGTGATGGGCAATCATGAGTTTAATTACGGTCTGGATATGCTGAATCGTGCTGTGGAGGCTTCAAAGTTTCCATGGCTGTCGGCCAATATCGTGGATGCACAAAGTGGAGAGCCCGCTTTTGGACCACCGTACATCATCAAGCAAATGGCTTCTGGCGTAAAAGTCGCCCTGCTGGGGGCAACCACCCACTACATTCCCAACTGGGAGCAGCCTCAGAATATGAAAGGGCTGCGTTTTCTAGATGCGTTAGAGACGATTCGGACATGGGTCCAGCACATACGCGACAAGGAGCAGCCGGATATCGTTATAGTCAGCTATCACGGTGGCTTCGAAAATGATCTTGCAACAGGTCAACCAGCCGAACCGCTGACGGGTGAAAATCAAGCCTATGCCATTTGCCGTGACGTGGAAGGCATAGATGTATTGCTGACCGGGCATCAGCACCGTTCGTTTGTGGAGGAGCTGCATGGCGTCACGATTGTGCAGACGGGCTATAATGGGTCATCTGCTGCCCATGTTGCGGTACAGTTGGAGCGGCAGGCCGAAGGACGCTGGGAAATGACGAGCAAGCGGGCTGAGCTGCTTTATCCAGAGGAGTCTGCCATGCCTGACGCCGCGGTCCTAGCGCTTACGGATGAGCTGGAGCAACGCACGCAAGCTTGGCTGGATCAGCCGATTGGCGAAATCATTGGCGATCTGTCTATTCAAAATGCCTCTAAGCTGAGGCTGGCTGCCCATCCGTTTCTTGCTTTTGTCCATCAGGTTCAGATGGAGGCAACGGGGGCGCAGCTTTCTAACGCTGCTTTGCTAAGCGAGGAGGCGCACGGCTTTGGGAGCAAGGTGACGATGCGGGATGTATTAGCGAATTTTATCTATCCGAACACGCTTACGGTACTGGAGCTAAGCGGGCAGGACATTCGGGCTGCGTTGGAGCAGGCCGCGTGTTATTTTTCACTGGACGATCAAGGGGAGATTATGGTTAATCCGTTATACATGGAGCCGAAGGTGCAGCATTATAACTATGACATGTGGGCGGGCATCGACTATGAGCTGGATATTTCGCGGCCAGAGGGAAGTAGGGTCGTCAAGCTTGATCGCGACGGTGCGCCGTTGCAGATGGATGCTCAGTATTCGGTTGTGATGAACAGCTATCGTGCGGCTGGCGGCGGCAATTATGCGATGTATGCAGGCAAGCCGGTCCTCTTTGCAGGTGATACGGATATGGCGATGCTCGCTGAAAATTATATTCGCAAGCATCAGCCGCTGGACGCGCCTCGCGCGGGGAATTGGAAGGTAAGTTGCTAA
- the phnE gene encoding phosphonate ABC transporter, permease protein PhnE, producing the protein MTTKNGDYLIQKPRKNPLRWPIIIALALVYIWAFSGVPFTGFKETAGQIMKSIMAGIFSPDWDYVYLPEGEDLLRGLLDTLAISILGTVISAVLCIPFAFWSARNMSKYRPISGSGKIMLSFIRTFPEIIMAILFIKAVGPGSFAGVLALGLHSIGMLGKLFADDIENIDFGPSEALLASGATRMQQLWFAVLPQVLPGFLNYTLYRFEINVRSATILGVIGAGGIGTPLIFALSTRSWPRVGIILLGIVVMITAIDLISGYVRKKLV; encoded by the coding sequence ATGACGACGAAAAATGGGGATTATCTCATCCAAAAACCGCGGAAAAATCCGCTTCGGTGGCCGATTATTATTGCACTAGCGCTCGTTTACATTTGGGCGTTCTCTGGCGTTCCGTTTACCGGCTTTAAAGAAACGGCAGGCCAGATTATGAAGTCGATTATGGCGGGCATTTTTTCTCCCGATTGGGATTATGTATACTTGCCTGAAGGCGAGGACTTGCTGCGGGGGCTGCTGGATACGCTGGCTATTTCGATCCTCGGTACGGTGATCTCGGCTGTGCTGTGCATTCCGTTCGCCTTCTGGTCCGCTCGCAATATGAGCAAATATCGGCCGATTTCCGGCTCGGGCAAAATCATGCTCAGCTTTATTCGGACGTTTCCGGAAATTATTATGGCTATTTTGTTCATTAAAGCCGTTGGACCAGGCTCGTTCGCCGGCGTTCTTGCCCTTGGGCTGCATTCGATTGGCATGCTCGGTAAGCTGTTTGCGGACGATATCGAAAATATTGATTTCGGCCCTTCCGAGGCGCTGCTCGCTTCCGGGGCGACGCGCATGCAGCAGCTTTGGTTCGCTGTGCTGCCTCAGGTGCTGCCAGGCTTTCTGAACTATACGCTGTATCGCTTTGAAATCAACGTCCGCTCGGCTACGATACTGGGCGTTATTGGCGCTGGCGGTATCGGAACGCCGCTGATCTTTGCGCTGAGTACCCGCAGTTGGCCGCGGGTCGGCATTATTTTGCTCGGCATCGTTGTGATGATTACCGCTATTGATCTCATCTCCGGCTATGTGCGCAAGAAGCTGGTGTGA
- a CDS encoding glutathione peroxidase: MATIYDFNVTKTNGERFPLYQYEGRPVLIVNTASKCKYTPQFDDMQKLFDEYRDRGLQVMGFPCNQFAEQEPGSSQDAEAFCQINYGVKFPMFSKIDVNGEDAHPLYDYLRKAIAFEGFDEDDINAKLLKLMVADKAPEWLHGNAIKWNFTKFLIDAEGRVVKRFEPVSSMESMRAGIEEVL; encoded by the coding sequence ATGGCGACTATTTATGATTTTAATGTAACAAAAACGAATGGTGAGCGCTTTCCGCTGTACCAATATGAGGGCAGACCTGTGCTTATTGTGAATACGGCGAGTAAGTGTAAATATACACCACAATTTGACGATATGCAGAAGCTTTTCGATGAATACCGGGATCGTGGCTTACAGGTCATGGGCTTTCCATGCAATCAGTTTGCCGAGCAGGAGCCTGGCAGCAGCCAAGATGCAGAAGCTTTTTGCCAGATTAACTATGGCGTTAAATTCCCGATGTTCTCCAAGATTGATGTGAATGGGGAGGACGCCCATCCGTTGTACGATTATTTGCGCAAAGCCATTGCCTTTGAGGGCTTCGATGAAGATGACATCAATGCAAAGCTGCTTAAGCTGATGGTGGCCGACAAGGCTCCAGAGTGGCTGCATGGCAATGCGATCAAATGGAATTTTACTAAATTCCTGATTGATGCTGAAGGTCGTGTCGTCAAGCGCTTCGAGCCCGTGTCTTCCATGGAGAGCATGCGTGCAGGTATCGAAGAGGTGCTGTAG
- the phnE gene encoding phosphonate ABC transporter, permease protein PhnE, whose amino-acid sequence MKNPLEPGTRQTVRPLPPTRTKHVLTALLILLLLWGSAVQTEVSFKELIEGFPNMLDLLREMFPPRWTYFDNIVDGMLETIRMALVGTTIGAIIAIPVALLCAGNLMPHRWVYYPARFLLNLVRTLPDLLLAALFVAVFGLGPVPGILALAVFSVGLIAKLTYETLETIDQGPLEAMTAVGANAIQRIVFGVVPQISAAFMSYVLYTFEINVRAAAILGLVGAGGIGLFYEATLGFLEYDKTAVIILFTLAIVLFIDFASTKLREKLL is encoded by the coding sequence ATGAAAAACCCGCTAGAGCCTGGCACGAGGCAGACTGTCCGTCCCCTGCCGCCAACACGCACGAAGCATGTGCTGACTGCGCTGCTTATTTTGCTGCTGCTTTGGGGCAGTGCCGTGCAGACAGAAGTGAGCTTTAAGGAGCTGATTGAGGGCTTTCCGAATATGCTCGATCTGCTGCGCGAAATGTTTCCTCCCCGCTGGACCTACTTTGATAATATTGTGGACGGTATGCTGGAGACGATTCGCATGGCACTAGTCGGCACAACGATTGGCGCTATTATTGCCATACCCGTGGCGCTGCTGTGCGCGGGCAATTTAATGCCGCATCGCTGGGTGTATTATCCGGCAAGGTTTCTGCTGAATTTGGTGCGGACGCTGCCCGATCTGCTGCTCGCTGCCCTGTTCGTCGCGGTTTTCGGACTGGGGCCTGTGCCGGGCATTCTCGCACTCGCTGTGTTTTCGGTCGGTTTAATCGCCAAGCTGACTTATGAAACGCTGGAAACGATAGACCAAGGACCGCTTGAGGCGATGACGGCTGTTGGCGCAAACGCTATTCAACGCATCGTATTTGGCGTAGTTCCGCAAATTTCGGCTGCCTTTATGTCGTATGTACTGTACACCTTTGAAATTAATGTACGGGCAGCAGCCATTCTCGGACTTGTTGGGGCTGGCGGCATCGGCTTGTTCTACGAAGCGACCCTTGGCTTTCTCGAATATGACAAAACCGCTGTCATTATTTTATTCACGCTGGCCATTGTTCTATTTATTGATTTTGCAAGCACGAAGCTGCGGGAGAAACTATTATGA
- a CDS encoding HTH domain-containing protein produces MSKKLFNQTKRERLASNPYVLRVSEKSITYADEFKRLFIDQYLSVQSPREIFEANGFDVEMLGMKRVEQGADRWKKAYEKDGITGLADSRKVAALRPSKRSLSLGEDDCQARSED; encoded by the coding sequence ATGAGCAAAAAGCTTTTCAATCAAACCAAACGTGAACGACTTGCGTCAAATCCGTATGTTTTGCGAGTGAGTGAAAAATCGATTACCTATGCCGATGAATTTAAACGTCTGTTCATTGATCAATATTTGTCTGTTCAGTCCCCCAGAGAGATATTCGAGGCGAACGGATTCGATGTGGAGATGCTCGGAATGAAACGAGTCGAGCAAGGTGCGGATCGATGGAAGAAAGCCTATGAGAAAGATGGAATTACGGGACTGGCGGACTCGCGTAAAGTAGCTGCTCTACGTCCTTCAAAACGCTCCTTATCCCTAGGGGAAGATGATTGCCAAGCAAGAAGCGAAGATTAA
- a CDS encoding YndJ family transporter, which produces MNSSLKQMMKSLLVRAIPGGIITILIFYLDYFQFELVEKFLLFAAFVIVPLVILLLNYDEKNKHQRMIYAAIKWLQFPAALLTLASVMSNKMWGLGSTAIPGILSLGWLLFTLLLGIYGLTTIVIHKGKTAEIAIGAGLVYFFIGGIWFTLYQYQFNLFQANPATHALSSVHFHFSSAIVPIFIGALGRIMTKKSWYPWVVAIDIIGPLLIAIGMIFSKPMEYIGVTLFACNIVVYTTYLLAYLRRNSLHNKAAFFLRLSCLAFYTVVVLSIFYPLLKNMFSLTILDFIPIYGALHAFGFVLCGLIGWVYMVDSTKKKRLPTRIDE; this is translated from the coding sequence ATGAATAGTTCCCTGAAGCAAATGATGAAATCATTATTAGTACGAGCGATTCCCGGTGGAATCATTACCATTCTTATATTTTATCTTGATTACTTCCAATTCGAACTTGTTGAAAAATTTCTACTGTTTGCGGCTTTCGTCATTGTACCTCTTGTGATTTTACTTTTGAACTATGACGAAAAGAATAAACATCAACGAATGATTTATGCTGCTATTAAATGGCTTCAATTTCCCGCGGCGTTACTTACCCTAGCCTCCGTAATGAGCAATAAGATGTGGGGGTTAGGAAGCACAGCAATACCAGGGATTCTCTCCCTTGGATGGCTGCTGTTCACACTGCTGCTTGGCATCTATGGCTTGACCACTATTGTGATTCATAAGGGGAAAACAGCGGAAATAGCGATTGGCGCGGGGCTTGTCTATTTTTTTATCGGGGGCATTTGGTTTACCCTATATCAATATCAATTTAACCTCTTCCAAGCTAATCCTGCAACGCACGCGTTAAGCTCCGTCCACTTTCATTTTTCATCTGCTATCGTTCCGATTTTTATTGGTGCTCTGGGACGGATCATGACGAAGAAAAGCTGGTATCCCTGGGTCGTTGCCATCGATATCATCGGACCCCTATTGATCGCTATTGGCATGATTTTCTCCAAGCCAATGGAGTACATTGGTGTCACTTTGTTCGCCTGTAATATTGTGGTTTACACCACTTATCTCCTTGCTTACTTGAGGAGAAACTCTTTACACAATAAGGCAGCCTTTTTTCTACGCCTTTCTTGCCTAGCCTTTTACACGGTTGTCGTCCTTTCCATTTTCTATCCGTTGCTGAAAAACATGTTTTCCTTAACCATACTCGATTTCATTCCCATTTACGGAGCTCTGCATGCGTTTGGTTTTGTTTTATGTGGACTGATTGGCTGGGTGTACATGGTAGACTCTACTAAGAAAAAACGTTTGCCTACGAGAATAGATGAGTGA
- a CDS encoding phosphate/phosphite/phosphonate ABC transporter substrate-binding protein, with protein MKKMYAFMLPLLLTSLLLGACGTNNTTGSAGSESASPSSSPSAAASTEPAPTTSTDTGYVPTTLTVQFVPSQNADTLEAKAKPLEKLLGDKLGIPVKVSVSTDYNTIIEAMASKKVDVGFLPPTAYVLAKEKGAAEVILQAQRFGVNDETGAPTDQLVDFYKSLIVVKKDSPIQSVEELKGKKIAYQNVTSSAGFVWPAALLMDKGLNPLSDVQPVTVKGHDQGVIAVLNGDVDAAAIFQDARNTVMKDYPTVFEDTRVLSFTEAIPNDTISVRSDINADWAAKITQAFIDIGKDTEGHAIIKEIYSHEGYVKSDDSKFDIVRQYNEKVKTE; from the coding sequence TTGAAAAAGATGTATGCCTTTATGTTGCCTCTGTTACTGACTTCGCTCTTGCTTGGAGCTTGTGGAACGAACAATACAACTGGTTCGGCTGGCAGCGAATCCGCTAGTCCAAGCTCAAGCCCATCCGCAGCTGCCTCAACTGAGCCAGCACCAACAACAAGCACAGACACAGGCTATGTGCCTACAACATTGACTGTCCAATTCGTCCCTTCACAAAATGCAGACACGCTTGAAGCAAAAGCAAAGCCGCTTGAGAAGCTTCTGGGAGACAAGCTTGGCATTCCGGTAAAGGTTAGCGTATCGACCGACTACAACACGATTATTGAAGCCATGGCATCCAAAAAGGTAGACGTAGGCTTCCTGCCTCCAACTGCTTATGTGCTGGCTAAAGAAAAAGGCGCAGCTGAAGTCATTTTGCAGGCACAGCGCTTTGGCGTAAATGATGAGACTGGCGCTCCTACCGATCAGCTCGTCGACTTCTACAAATCCTTGATTGTTGTAAAAAAAGACTCGCCGATTCAATCGGTTGAAGAGCTTAAAGGCAAAAAAATCGCCTACCAGAACGTAACGTCCTCCGCTGGTTTCGTATGGCCGGCTGCGCTCCTGATGGACAAGGGCCTGAACCCGCTTAGCGATGTACAGCCTGTAACGGTTAAAGGCCATGACCAAGGCGTTATCGCAGTGCTCAACGGCGATGTCGATGCTGCGGCAATTTTCCAGGATGCCCGCAATACCGTCATGAAGGATTATCCTACCGTGTTCGAAGATACGCGTGTGCTTTCGTTTACAGAAGCGATTCCTAACGATACGATTTCTGTCCGTTCCGACATTAACGCAGACTGGGCGGCTAAAATTACACAGGCTTTTATTGATATCGGCAAAGATACAGAAGGACACGCCATCATTAAAGAAATTTATTCCCATGAAGGCTATGTGAAATCCGATGACAGTAAGTTCGATATCGTTCGCCAATACAATGAAAAAGTAAAAACCGAGTAG
- a CDS encoding YafY family protein: MDKVERLISIIMILLKKEVVSTREFTQLFNVSKRTILRDMETLSLSNIPIYSVNGVKGGYGIMGEYKVDKRLLSSSDLQNILTALGGLEQILLTEEVERTIKKIEAMVSPLSLNRSIQLSFYNWKGRSEILETLKTCQDSILKKRLVSFDYTDKDGAVTNRMVEPYELHFSESSWYLKGFCLHRQGYRTFKLFRIDHITMDERVFHPRDDWSEQGHEASYLPQFVTIKAWISPSIKDQIIERYGRRSIEDHSSGFLLATIYVPQNHMGFQFIASFGTQLKVVEPKTYVEDFRNYLYQMLENYS, from the coding sequence ATGGACAAAGTGGAGAGACTCATTTCAATTATCATGATATTGCTGAAAAAAGAGGTTGTTTCTACAAGGGAATTCACACAACTATTCAATGTTTCCAAAAGAACGATCCTTCGTGATATGGAAACATTGAGCTTATCGAACATCCCGATCTACTCTGTCAATGGGGTCAAAGGCGGCTACGGCATTATGGGTGAATACAAGGTTGATAAACGCCTTTTAAGCAGCTCCGATTTACAGAATATATTAACTGCGCTCGGCGGATTGGAACAAATCCTCCTTACTGAAGAAGTTGAAAGAACGATAAAAAAAATAGAGGCAATGGTTAGTCCATTGTCTCTGAATCGTTCCATTCAACTGTCGTTTTATAATTGGAAAGGTCGGTCCGAGATTCTTGAAACGTTAAAGACATGTCAAGATTCCATTTTAAAGAAAAGGCTGGTTTCGTTTGATTATACAGATAAAGATGGGGCTGTAACGAATAGAATGGTCGAGCCCTATGAGCTGCATTTTAGCGAATCGAGTTGGTACTTGAAAGGATTCTGTTTACATCGACAGGGATATCGAACATTCAAGTTATTCCGGATCGATCATATTACGATGGATGAACGCGTGTTTCATCCTAGAGACGATTGGTCAGAGCAAGGACACGAAGCAAGTTATCTACCGCAATTCGTAACGATTAAGGCATGGATATCGCCTAGCATAAAAGATCAAATCATCGAAAGGTATGGTCGAAGAAGTATTGAAGACCATAGTTCTGGATTTTTATTAGCAACCATTTATGTCCCTCAAAATCATATGGGATTTCAATTTATAGCAAGCTTCGGTACGCAGCTAAAAGTTGTAGAACCCAAAACCTATGTTGAAGACTTTCGAAATTATTTATATCAAATGCTGGAGAACTATTCCTGA
- the phnC gene encoding phosphonate ABC transporter ATP-binding protein, which produces MIELRQVSKVYPNQTKGLNNINLTFEQGEFVAVVGLSGAGKSTLLRSINRLHDISEGDILINGNSITSAEGHGLRMIRRDIGMIFQSFNLVKRSTVLRNVLAGRVGYHSTLRTIFGRFPKEDVNLAFEALERVNILEKAYSRADQLSGGQQQRVAIARVLAQEAKIILADEPVASLDPLTTKQVMDDLKRINQELGITTIVNLHFVDLARQYATRIVGLRAGEVVFDGPVAEATDERFAEIYGRPLLEGELLGEVSA; this is translated from the coding sequence ATGATTGAGCTTCGTCAAGTATCCAAAGTGTATCCCAATCAGACCAAGGGTCTGAACAATATTAATCTTACCTTCGAGCAAGGCGAGTTTGTTGCGGTTGTCGGATTATCCGGTGCAGGCAAATCTACGCTGCTGCGCTCGATTAATCGGCTGCATGACATTAGCGAGGGCGATATCCTCATTAACGGCAACTCGATTACGAGTGCCGAAGGCCATGGGCTGCGGATGATTCGCCGCGACATTGGCATGATTTTTCAAAGCTTTAATCTCGTCAAGCGTTCCACCGTGCTGCGCAATGTGCTGGCGGGACGCGTCGGCTACCACTCCACTCTCCGCACCATATTCGGCCGTTTCCCCAAGGAGGATGTGAATTTGGCGTTTGAAGCGCTGGAGCGGGTAAATATTTTGGAAAAGGCTTACTCCCGCGCCGACCAGCTTTCTGGCGGACAGCAGCAGCGTGTCGCAATTGCCCGCGTGCTAGCACAGGAAGCCAAAATCATTTTGGCGGACGAGCCTGTCGCTTCCCTAGATCCGCTGACTACGAAGCAAGTTATGGATGACTTGAAACGAATTAATCAGGAGCTGGGTATTACGACGATTGTTAATCTTCATTTTGTAGATTTAGCTAGGCAATATGCAACGCGAATTGTCGGTCTGCGTGCAGGCGAGGTCGTATTTGACGGTCCTGTAGCTGAAGCCACGGATGAGCGATTTGCCGAAATTTATGGCAGGCCGCTGCTTGAAGGCGAGCTGCTGGGAGAGGTATCGGCATGA